The sequence GCCGGGGCACAGCCTATAAAACTGGCACAGCCTAAGTCAGGGCACCGCGCAAGGGCCGCCCCGCCGCGCCGGTGCCGTCCCCTGCCCGCGAGCGTAGCGGCCTAGCCGCTCAGGGGGTGCTTCAACTCACCCGCGTTCCAAACAAAACACCGCCGTGCTGGCCCGCAGATTGGGCAGGCTGCGGATGACCTGGCCTTCGCGCAGGCCGAAGGAATCCACCACGTTCAGCTGGTTTTTGTGCGCCAGCAGCTCGAAGTCCTTGTAGGTGCCCACGCGGATATTGGGCGTGTCATACCACTGGTAGGGCAGGTGGCGCGTGACGGGCATGCGCCCGCGCAGCACGGAAAAACGGTTGGGCCAATGGGCGAAATTGGGGAAGCTCACCACGCTCATGCGACCGACGCGCGCGGTTTCGCGCAACATCGTTTCGGCATTGCGCAGATGTTGCAGAGTGTTTATCTGCAACACCATATCGAAGCTGTTGTCTTCAAAAATGGCCAGGCCTTCATCCAGGTTCAGCTGCAGCACGTTGACGCCGCGCTGCACGCAGGCCAGCAGGTTGGCGTCGTCGATTTCCACGCCATAGCCGCTGCAGCCGCGCTCGCGCTGCAAATACTGCAAAAAGGCGCCGTCGCCGCAGCCCAGATCGAGCACACGGGCGCCCTGGGGCACCAACTGGGCCAGTGCTTGCATGGTGGGGGTAGCAGTCATGCGGCAATCTCCTTGGCAATGCCTTCGAAATAGGCGCGCATCGCAGACAGATAGCGCGGGTCGTCCAGCAAAAAGGCGTCGTGGCCATGCGGGGCGTCGATCTCGGCGTAGCTCACGTCGCGGCCGTTTTGTAGCAGGGCCTGTACGATTTCACGGCTGCGTCCCGGGGCAAAGCGCCAGTCCGTGGTGAAGCTGACCAGAAAGAACTTGGCCAGCGAGCGCGCCAATGCGGCATGCAGGCTGCCGCCATAGGCCTTGGCGGGATCAAAGTAATCCAGCGCCCGGGTGATGAGCAGATAGGTGTTGGCGTCGAAGTAGCTGCTGAACTTGTCGCCCTGGTAGCGCAGATAGCTTTCGATCTGGAACTCGATGTCCTGCGTGGTGAACTTGATGTCCGGTCCGTCGCGCAGCTCGCGGCCAAACTTCTGGTTCATCACGTCATCGCTCAGATAGGTGATGTGGCCGATCATGCGCGCGATGCGCAGACCGCGCTCCGGCACCACACCATGGGCGTAGAAGTCGCCGCCGTGAAAGTCCGGATCGGTGACGATGGCGCGGCGCGCCACCTCGTTGAAGGCGATGTTCTCGGCGTTCAGATTGGGCGCGCTAGCCACCACCACGGCGTGGCGCATGCGCTCGGGGTATTGCAGCGTCCAGCTCAGGGCCTGCATGCCGCCCAGGCTGCCACCCAGCACGGCGGCCAGCTGCTGAATGCCCAACCGGTCCAGCAGCAGGGCCTGGGCATGGACCCAGTCCTCCACCGTCAGCACCGGAAAGCTGGAGCCATAGACGGCACCGGTATCGGGATGGGTGTGCATGGGGCCGGTGGAACCAAAACACGAGCCCAGGTTGTTGACGCCGATGACGAAGAACTTGTTCGTGTCCACCGACTTGCCGGGGCCGATCATGTTGTCCCACCAGCCCTCGCTCTTGGGCTGGTCTTCGTAGACGCCGGCCACATGGTGGGAGGCATTCAACGCGTGGCAGACCAACACAGCGTTGGACCGGTCGGCATTCAGCGTGCCATAGGTTTCAAACGCGAGGGTGTAGTCACGGATGTGTTTGCCGCTTTGTAAGGGCAATGCATCCGAGAAATGCAT comes from Comamonas sp. GB3 AK4-5 and encodes:
- a CDS encoding homoserine O-acetyltransferase, yielding MSFIATPQSMHFSDALPLQSGKHIRDYTLAFETYGTLNADRSNAVLVCHALNASHHVAGVYEDQPKSEGWWDNMIGPGKSVDTNKFFVIGVNNLGSCFGSTGPMHTHPDTGAVYGSSFPVLTVEDWVHAQALLLDRLGIQQLAAVLGGSLGGMQALSWTLQYPERMRHAVVVASAPNLNAENIAFNEVARRAIVTDPDFHGGDFYAHGVVPERGLRIARMIGHITYLSDDVMNQKFGRELRDGPDIKFTTQDIEFQIESYLRYQGDKFSSYFDANTYLLITRALDYFDPAKAYGGSLHAALARSLAKFFLVSFTTDWRFAPGRSREIVQALLQNGRDVSYAEIDAPHGHDAFLLDDPRYLSAMRAYFEGIAKEIAA
- the metW gene encoding methionine biosynthesis protein MetW, which gives rise to MTATPTMQALAQLVPQGARVLDLGCGDGAFLQYLQRERGCSGYGVEIDDANLLACVQRGVNVLQLNLDEGLAIFEDNSFDMVLQINTLQHLRNAETMLRETARVGRMSVVSFPNFAHWPNRFSVLRGRMPVTRHLPYQWYDTPNIRVGTYKDFELLAHKNQLNVVDSFGLREGQVIRSLPNLRASTAVFCLERG